A region of Peromyscus maniculatus bairdii isolate BWxNUB_F1_BW_parent chromosome 7, HU_Pman_BW_mat_3.1, whole genome shotgun sequence DNA encodes the following proteins:
- the Cdv3 gene encoding protein CDV3 homolog isoform X1 yields the protein MAETEERSLDNFFAKRDKKKKKERSSRAANAAIGAGGSSLAPGARPGDGGSSGSGGRSGDGGGSGSGGRSGDGGGSGSGGRSGDGGTSRSGDGGSTGAAGKAVTKDEDEWKEFEQKEVDYSGLRVQAMQISEKEDDDNEKREDPGDNWEEGGGGSGVEKSSGPWNKTAPVQAPPAPVIVTETPEPAMPSGVYRPPGARLTTTRKTPQGPPEIYSDTQFPSLQSTAKHVESRKDKEMEKSFEVVRHKNRGREEVSKNQALKLQLDNQYAVLEHQKYSHTQYS from the exons ATGGCCGAGACCGAGGAGCGGAGCCTGGACAACTTCTTCGCCAAGAgggacaagaagaagaagaaggagcggAGCAGTCGGGCGGCCAACGCGGCGATCGGCGCGGGCGGGAGCAGCTTGGCGCCGGGCGCCAGGCCGGGCGACGGCGGGAGCTCGGGCTCCGGTGGCAGATCGGGCGACGGCGGGGGCTCGGGCTCCGGTGGCAGATCGGGCGACGGCGGGGGCTCGGGCTCCGGTGGCAGGTCGGGCGACGGCGGGACCTCGAGGTCGGGCGACGGCGGGAGCACGGGCGCCGCCGGCAAGGCCGTAACGAAG GATGAAGATGAGTGGAAAGAATTTGAGCAAAAAGAGGTTGATTACAGCGGACTAAGAGTTCAGGCAATGCAAATAAG TGAAAAGGAAGATGATGataatgaaaagagagaagatCCAGGAGATAACTGGGAAGAAGGTGGAGGTGGTAGTGGAGTAGAAAAATCTTCAGGTCCCTGGAATAAAACAGCTCCGGTACAAGCGCCTCCTGCTCCAGTAATAG TTACAGAAACCCCGGAGCCAGCAATGCCTAGTGGTGTATATAGGCCTCCTGGGGCCAGGCTAACCACAACAAGGAAAACGCCACAAGGACCACCAGAAATATACAGTGACACACAGTTCCCATCCCTGCAGTCCACTGCCAAGCACGTAGAGAGCCGGAA ggataaagaaatggagaagagcTTTGAAGTAGTAAGACACAAAAATAGAGGTAGGGAGGAGGTTTCAAAAAACCAGGCCCTTAAACTTCAGCTAGACAACCAGTATGCTGTGCTTGAACATCAGAAGTACAGCCACACACAGTACAGTTAA
- the Cdv3 gene encoding protein CDV3 homolog isoform X4, with protein sequence MAETEERSLDNFFAKRDKKKKKERSSRAANAAIGAGGSSLAPGARPGDGGSSGSGGRSGDGGGSGSGGRSGDGGGSGSGGRSGDGGTSRSGDGGSTGAAGKAVTKDEDEWKEFEQKEVDYSGLRVQAMQISEKEDDDNEKREDPGDNWEEGGGGSGVEKSSGPWNKTAPVQAPPAPVIVTETPEPAMPSGVYRPPGARLTTTRKTPQGPPEIYSDTQFPSLQSTAKHVESRKYLK encoded by the exons ATGGCCGAGACCGAGGAGCGGAGCCTGGACAACTTCTTCGCCAAGAgggacaagaagaagaagaaggagcggAGCAGTCGGGCGGCCAACGCGGCGATCGGCGCGGGCGGGAGCAGCTTGGCGCCGGGCGCCAGGCCGGGCGACGGCGGGAGCTCGGGCTCCGGTGGCAGATCGGGCGACGGCGGGGGCTCGGGCTCCGGTGGCAGATCGGGCGACGGCGGGGGCTCGGGCTCCGGTGGCAGGTCGGGCGACGGCGGGACCTCGAGGTCGGGCGACGGCGGGAGCACGGGCGCCGCCGGCAAGGCCGTAACGAAG GATGAAGATGAGTGGAAAGAATTTGAGCAAAAAGAGGTTGATTACAGCGGACTAAGAGTTCAGGCAATGCAAATAAG TGAAAAGGAAGATGATGataatgaaaagagagaagatCCAGGAGATAACTGGGAAGAAGGTGGAGGTGGTAGTGGAGTAGAAAAATCTTCAGGTCCCTGGAATAAAACAGCTCCGGTACAAGCGCCTCCTGCTCCAGTAATAG TTACAGAAACCCCGGAGCCAGCAATGCCTAGTGGTGTATATAGGCCTCCTGGGGCCAGGCTAACCACAACAAGGAAAACGCCACAAGGACCACCAGAAATATACAGTGACACACAGTTCCCATCCCTGCAGTCCACTGCCAAGCACGTAGAGAGCCGGAA GTACTTAAAATGA
- the Cdv3 gene encoding protein CDV3 homolog isoform X5, whose translation MAETEERSLDNFFAKRDKKKKKERSSRAANAAIGAGGSSLAPGARPGDGGSSGSGGRSGDGGGSGSGGRSGDGGGSGSGGRSGDGGTSRSGDGGSTGAAGKAVTKDEDEWKEFEQKEVDYSGLRVQAMQISEKEDDDNEKREDPGDNWEEGGGGSGVEKSSGPWNKTAPVQAPPAPVIETPEPAMPSGVYRPPGARLTTTRKTPQGPPEIYSDTQFPSLQSTAKHVESRNRYLK comes from the exons ATGGCCGAGACCGAGGAGCGGAGCCTGGACAACTTCTTCGCCAAGAgggacaagaagaagaagaaggagcggAGCAGTCGGGCGGCCAACGCGGCGATCGGCGCGGGCGGGAGCAGCTTGGCGCCGGGCGCCAGGCCGGGCGACGGCGGGAGCTCGGGCTCCGGTGGCAGATCGGGCGACGGCGGGGGCTCGGGCTCCGGTGGCAGATCGGGCGACGGCGGGGGCTCGGGCTCCGGTGGCAGGTCGGGCGACGGCGGGACCTCGAGGTCGGGCGACGGCGGGAGCACGGGCGCCGCCGGCAAGGCCGTAACGAAG GATGAAGATGAGTGGAAAGAATTTGAGCAAAAAGAGGTTGATTACAGCGGACTAAGAGTTCAGGCAATGCAAATAAG TGAAAAGGAAGATGATGataatgaaaagagagaagatCCAGGAGATAACTGGGAAGAAGGTGGAGGTGGTAGTGGAGTAGAAAAATCTTCAGGTCCCTGGAATAAAACAGCTCCGGTACAAGCGCCTCCTGCTCCAGTAATAG AAACCCCGGAGCCAGCAATGCCTAGTGGTGTATATAGGCCTCCTGGGGCCAGGCTAACCACAACAAGGAAAACGCCACAAGGACCACCAGAAATATACAGTGACACACAGTTCCCATCCCTGCAGTCCACTGCCAAGCACGTAGAGAGCCGGAA CAGGTACTTAAAATGA
- the Cdv3 gene encoding protein CDV3 homolog isoform X3 translates to MAETEERSLDNFFAKRDKKKKKERSSRAANAAIGAGGSSLAPGARPGDGGSSGSGGRSGDGGGSGSGGRSGDGGGSGSGGRSGDGGTSRSGDGGSTGAAGKAVTKDEDEWKEFEQKEVDYSGLRVQAMQISEKEDDDNEKREDPGDNWEEGGGGSGVEKSSGPWNKTAPVQAPPAPVIVTETPEPAMPSGVYRPPGARLTTTRKTPQGPPEIYSDTQFPSLQSTAKHVESRNRYLK, encoded by the exons ATGGCCGAGACCGAGGAGCGGAGCCTGGACAACTTCTTCGCCAAGAgggacaagaagaagaagaaggagcggAGCAGTCGGGCGGCCAACGCGGCGATCGGCGCGGGCGGGAGCAGCTTGGCGCCGGGCGCCAGGCCGGGCGACGGCGGGAGCTCGGGCTCCGGTGGCAGATCGGGCGACGGCGGGGGCTCGGGCTCCGGTGGCAGATCGGGCGACGGCGGGGGCTCGGGCTCCGGTGGCAGGTCGGGCGACGGCGGGACCTCGAGGTCGGGCGACGGCGGGAGCACGGGCGCCGCCGGCAAGGCCGTAACGAAG GATGAAGATGAGTGGAAAGAATTTGAGCAAAAAGAGGTTGATTACAGCGGACTAAGAGTTCAGGCAATGCAAATAAG TGAAAAGGAAGATGATGataatgaaaagagagaagatCCAGGAGATAACTGGGAAGAAGGTGGAGGTGGTAGTGGAGTAGAAAAATCTTCAGGTCCCTGGAATAAAACAGCTCCGGTACAAGCGCCTCCTGCTCCAGTAATAG TTACAGAAACCCCGGAGCCAGCAATGCCTAGTGGTGTATATAGGCCTCCTGGGGCCAGGCTAACCACAACAAGGAAAACGCCACAAGGACCACCAGAAATATACAGTGACACACAGTTCCCATCCCTGCAGTCCACTGCCAAGCACGTAGAGAGCCGGAA CAGGTACTTAAAATGA
- the Cdv3 gene encoding protein CDV3 homolog isoform X6, whose protein sequence is MAETEERSLDNFFAKRDKKKKKERSSRAANAAIGAGGSSLAPGARPGDGGSSGSGGRSGDGGGSGSGGRSGDGGGSGSGGRSGDGGTSRSGDGGSTGAAGKAVTKDEDEWKEFEQKEVDYSGLRVQAMQISEKEDDDNEKREDPGDNWEEGGGGSGVEKSSGPWNKTAPVQAPPAPVIETPEPAMPSGVYRPPGARLTTTRKTPQGPPEIYSDTQFPSLQSTAKHVESRKYLK, encoded by the exons ATGGCCGAGACCGAGGAGCGGAGCCTGGACAACTTCTTCGCCAAGAgggacaagaagaagaagaaggagcggAGCAGTCGGGCGGCCAACGCGGCGATCGGCGCGGGCGGGAGCAGCTTGGCGCCGGGCGCCAGGCCGGGCGACGGCGGGAGCTCGGGCTCCGGTGGCAGATCGGGCGACGGCGGGGGCTCGGGCTCCGGTGGCAGATCGGGCGACGGCGGGGGCTCGGGCTCCGGTGGCAGGTCGGGCGACGGCGGGACCTCGAGGTCGGGCGACGGCGGGAGCACGGGCGCCGCCGGCAAGGCCGTAACGAAG GATGAAGATGAGTGGAAAGAATTTGAGCAAAAAGAGGTTGATTACAGCGGACTAAGAGTTCAGGCAATGCAAATAAG TGAAAAGGAAGATGATGataatgaaaagagagaagatCCAGGAGATAACTGGGAAGAAGGTGGAGGTGGTAGTGGAGTAGAAAAATCTTCAGGTCCCTGGAATAAAACAGCTCCGGTACAAGCGCCTCCTGCTCCAGTAATAG AAACCCCGGAGCCAGCAATGCCTAGTGGTGTATATAGGCCTCCTGGGGCCAGGCTAACCACAACAAGGAAAACGCCACAAGGACCACCAGAAATATACAGTGACACACAGTTCCCATCCCTGCAGTCCACTGCCAAGCACGTAGAGAGCCGGAA GTACTTAAAATGA
- the Cdv3 gene encoding protein CDV3 homolog isoform X2 gives MAETEERSLDNFFAKRDKKKKKERSSRAANAAIGAGGSSLAPGARPGDGGSSGSGGRSGDGGGSGSGGRSGDGGGSGSGGRSGDGGTSRSGDGGSTGAAGKAVTKDEDEWKEFEQKEVDYSGLRVQAMQISEKEDDDNEKREDPGDNWEEGGGGSGVEKSSGPWNKTAPVQAPPAPVIETPEPAMPSGVYRPPGARLTTTRKTPQGPPEIYSDTQFPSLQSTAKHVESRKDKEMEKSFEVVRHKNRGREEVSKNQALKLQLDNQYAVLEHQKYSHTQYS, from the exons ATGGCCGAGACCGAGGAGCGGAGCCTGGACAACTTCTTCGCCAAGAgggacaagaagaagaagaaggagcggAGCAGTCGGGCGGCCAACGCGGCGATCGGCGCGGGCGGGAGCAGCTTGGCGCCGGGCGCCAGGCCGGGCGACGGCGGGAGCTCGGGCTCCGGTGGCAGATCGGGCGACGGCGGGGGCTCGGGCTCCGGTGGCAGATCGGGCGACGGCGGGGGCTCGGGCTCCGGTGGCAGGTCGGGCGACGGCGGGACCTCGAGGTCGGGCGACGGCGGGAGCACGGGCGCCGCCGGCAAGGCCGTAACGAAG GATGAAGATGAGTGGAAAGAATTTGAGCAAAAAGAGGTTGATTACAGCGGACTAAGAGTTCAGGCAATGCAAATAAG TGAAAAGGAAGATGATGataatgaaaagagagaagatCCAGGAGATAACTGGGAAGAAGGTGGAGGTGGTAGTGGAGTAGAAAAATCTTCAGGTCCCTGGAATAAAACAGCTCCGGTACAAGCGCCTCCTGCTCCAGTAATAG AAACCCCGGAGCCAGCAATGCCTAGTGGTGTATATAGGCCTCCTGGGGCCAGGCTAACCACAACAAGGAAAACGCCACAAGGACCACCAGAAATATACAGTGACACACAGTTCCCATCCCTGCAGTCCACTGCCAAGCACGTAGAGAGCCGGAA ggataaagaaatggagaagagcTTTGAAGTAGTAAGACACAAAAATAGAGGTAGGGAGGAGGTTTCAAAAAACCAGGCCCTTAAACTTCAGCTAGACAACCAGTATGCTGTGCTTGAACATCAGAAGTACAGCCACACACAGTACAGTTAA